Proteins from a genomic interval of Medicago truncatula cultivar Jemalong A17 chromosome 3, MtrunA17r5.0-ANR, whole genome shotgun sequence:
- the LOC120579385 gene encoding putative disease resistance RPP13-like protein 1, translating into MDHFQSRSWASVSGNSKMQEITKQVLDSFTLCQSDVVDFNGLQIRLKKELTGKRFLLVLDGFENENYLDWDILQMPFVSENNGSRIIATTRNKRVATAIRANLTHFPPFLSQEASWELFSSHAFKSQNSNERSRVLTEIGKKIVQRCGGLPLATITLGSLLNSKEDSEEWENVCTSKLWDLSRGGNNIFSALISSYIRLPPYLKRCFSFCAIFPKGHKIEKGNLIYLWMAEGLLPRSTMGKRAEDIGEECFEELVSKTFFHHTSDDFLMHNIMHELAECVAGEFCYRLMDSDPSTIGVSRVRRISYFQGTYDDSEHFDMYADFEKLRTFMPFKFYPVVPSLGGISASVSTLLKKPKPLRVFSLSEYPITLLPSSIGHLLHLRYLDLSRTPITSLPDSICNLYNLEALLLVGCADLTLLPTKTSKLINLRQLDISGSGIKKMPTNLGKLKSLQSLPRFVVSNDGGSNVGELGEMLELRGSLSIVNLENVLLKEEASNAGLKRKKYLHEVEFKWTTPTHSQESENIIFDMLEPHRNLKRLKINNFGGEKFPNWLGSNSGSTMMSLYLDECGNCLSLPSLGQLSNLREIYITSVTRLQKVGPEFYGNGFEAFSSLRIIKFKDMLNWEEWSVNNQSGSEGFTLLQELYIENCPKLIGKLPGNLPSLDKLVITSCQTLSDTMPCVPRLRELKISGCEAFVSLSEQMMKCNDCLQTMAISNCPSLVSIPMDCVSGTLKSLKVSYCQKLQREESHSYPVLESLILRSCDSLVSFQLALFPKLEDLCIEDCSNLQTILSTANNLPFLQNLNLKNCSKLALFSEGEFSTMTSLNSLHLESLPTLTSLKGIGIEHLTSLKKLKIEDCGNLASLPIVASLFHLTVKGCPLLKSHFERVTGEYSDMVSSIPSTIIEA; encoded by the coding sequence ATGGACCATTTTCAGTCAAGATCGTGGGCATCCGTTTCAGGAAATTCGAAAATGCAGGAAATAACTAAACAAGTTCTAGATTCATTCACTTTGTGTCAATCTGATGTCGTGGACTTCAATGGTCTCCAAATTCGgctaaaaaaagaattaacagGGAAAAGGTTTTTACTTGTTTTGGATGGGTTCGAGAATGAGAATTATCTTGATTGGGATATCCTTCAAATGCCTTTTGTTTCAGAAAATAATGGAAGTAGAATAATTGCTACCACACGTAATAAAAGGGTTGCCACAGCAATCCGTGCTAATCTAACTCATTTCCCCCCGTTCCTATCTCAAGAGGCTTCATGGGAGTTATTCTCAAGTCATGCATTCAAGTCTCAAAACTCAAATGAACGAAGTCGTGTTTTGACGGAAATTGgtaaaaaaatcgttcaaagGTGTGGTGGTCTCCCCCTAGCCACAATTACACTAGGGAGTCTCTTAAATTCAAAAGAGGACAGTGAGGAGTGGGAAAATGTTTGTACCAGTAAATTATGGGATTTATCAAGAGGGGGGAACAACATATTTTCTGCATTAATTTCAAGCTACATACGCCTGCCTCCATATCTCAAGCGGTGCTTTTCATTTTGTGCCATCTTTCCGAAAGGccataaaatagaaaaagggaaCTTGATATATTTATGGATGGCTGAAGGTCTTTTGCCACGATCAACAATGGGAAAGAGAGCAGAAGATATAGGAGAAGAATGTTTTGAGGAGTTGGTGTCGAAGACGTTCTTTCACCACACATCGGAtgattttttaatgcataacaTTATGCATGAGTTAGCAGAATGTGTTGCAGGTGAATTTTGTTACAGGTTGATGGATAGTGATCCAAGCACAATTGGAGTGAGTAGAGTGCGCCGTATCTCATATTTTCAAGGAACATACGATGACTCTGAACATTTTGATATGTACGCTGATTTCGAGAAGTTGAGGACCTTCATGCCTTTTAAATTCTACCCCGTTGTTCCTTCGTTGGGTGGAATTTCCGCTTCAGTTTCAACTCTATTAAAAAAACCAAAGCCTCTGCGTGTCTTCTCTTTGTCTGAATATCCGATTACCTTATTGCCTAGTTCAATTGGTCATTTATTGCATTTGCGGTATTTGGATCTTTCTCGGACTCCAATTACTTCTCTTCCTGATTCTATCTGCAATCTGTATAACTTAGAAGCATTATTGCTGGTGGGTTGTGCTGATCTTACTTTGTTACCAACAAAAACATCCAAGCTTATCAACCTACGACAATTGGATATTAGTGGCAGTGGTATAAAAAAGATGCCTACAAATCTTGGCAAGTTAAAGTCTCTTCAATCGTTGCCTCGTTTTGTCGTTAGCAATGATGGGGGATCAAATGTTGGTGAATTGGGGGAGATGTTGGAACTTCGTGGCTCACTTTCCATTGTGAACTTGGAAAATGTTCTGCTTAAAGAAGAAGCATCCAATGCTGGGTTGAAGCGTAAAAAATATCTTCATGAGGTCGAATTCAAGTGGACAACTCCAACACACAGTCAAGAGAGcgaaaatattatatttgacaTGCTAGAGCCGCATCGAAACTTGAAAagacttaaaataaataattttggtgGTGAGAAGTTTCCAAATTGGCTAGGGAGCAATTCAGGTTCTACTATGATGTCTCTATATCTTGACGAGTGCGGAAATTGTTTGTCATTGCCATCACTTGGACAATTGTCTAATCTGAGAGAAATTTACATAACTTCTGTTACAAGGTTGCAAAAGGTGGGTCCGGAATTTTATGGGAATGGATTTGAGGCATTTAGTTCCTTAAGAATCATCAAGTTTAAGGACATGCTCAATTGGGAAGAATGGTCAGTCAATAATCAAAGTGGAAGTGAGGGTTTCACTTTGCTTCAAGAGCTTTACATAGAAAATTGTCCTAAACTGATTGGTAAGTTACCCGGCAACCTTCCTTCCTTGGATAAGTTAGTGATCACTTCATGTCAAACTTTAAGTGATACCATGCCATGTGTCCCAAGATTAAGAGAATTGAAGATCAGCGGTTGTGAAGCATTTGTTTCCTTATCCGAGCAAATGATGAAATGCAATGATTGTCTTCAAACAATGGCCATCAGTAACTGCCCATCTTTGGTCAGCATCCCTATGGATTGCGTCTCAGGGACGCTTAAATCTCTTAAAGTATCTTATTGTCAGAAATTACAACGAGAAGAGTCTCACTCCTATCCTGTCCTTGAGAGTTTAATCTTAAGAAGTTGCGATTCTCTCGTATCTTTTCAATTGGCTTTATTTCCAAAGCTTGAAGATCTTTGCATAGAAGATTGTAGCAATCTCCAGACCATTTTATCTACTGCAAACAATCTTCCATTTCTTCAAAACTTGAACTTGAAAAATTGCTCAAAACTGGCTCTGTTTTCTGAGGGAGAGTTTTCTACAATGACATCACTTAATTCTCTTCATCTCGAGAGTCTTCCTACACTCACTTCACTAAAGGGCATCGGAATCGAACACTTAACCTCTCTTAAAAAGCTGAAGATAGAGGATTGTGGTAACCTTGCCTCTCTACCAATAGTCGCCTCCCTTTTCCATCTAACTGTCAAAGGATGCCCGTTATTGAAATCGCATTTTGAAAGGGTCACCGGAGAATACTCGGACATGGTGTCTTCCATACCCTCTACTATTATTGAAGCTTAG